A genomic segment from Sparus aurata chromosome 20, fSpaAur1.1, whole genome shotgun sequence encodes:
- the brsk1a gene encoding serine/threonine-protein kinase BRSK1 isoform X1, with the protein MSKELSLSQSAQYVGPYRLEKTLGKGQTGLVKLGVHCITGQKVAIKIVNREKLSESVLMKVEREIAILKLIEHPHVLKLHDVYENNKYLYLVLEHVSGGELFDYLVKKGRLTPKEARKFFRQIISALDFCHSHSICHRDLKPENLLLDEKNNIRIADFGMASLQVGDSLLETSCGSPHYACPEVIRGEKYDGRRADVWSCGVILFALLVGALPFDHDNLRQLLEKVKSGVFHMPHFIPPDCQSLLKGMIEVNPEKRLTLEVIQKHAWYLGGRNEPCPEQPPPRRVCVRRILSLTELDPDVLDSMHSLGCFRDRVKLTRDLQCEEENQEKMIYYLLLDRKERYPSYEDEDLPPRNDVADPPRKRVDSPMLTRHGRCRPERKSLEVLSVTEQGSPTPPRRALDTAAHSQRSRSVSGASTGLSSSPLSSPRSYQSPVFTFSQSDVTSATATPLSKEPKQGSTTTPRSARAHDKPKAPPNPKTQTLPTKGPADRPHLQPIKSLPLHNPSSRSPSPSPLLSPIPRFFFPSSSVLKSVTKSFYPNSAHSVPQVTPQGSPLPTPLGTPVHHPHHPSSTPPSSSSSSSSSRAEGGGGVGSLSLTPPSSPGGGSGMAASSSAHWRTRLNSFKNNLLGSPRFHRRKLQVPTSEDMSSLTPESSPELAKKSWFGNFIGLEKEEQIFVVIRDKPLSSVKADIVHAFLSIPSLSHSVLSQTSFRAEYKSSGGPSVFQKPVKFQVDIAFSEGERERDRERTEREGRRETGIYSVTFTLISGPSRRFRRVVETIQAQLLSSHDQPMVQALSDPFPDEKNGRPHGTPTRQNSRRSEGGGDRCEWGDRADGGGIGGSGGVLQRRGSAKERTRLLSSNGTQSQP; encoded by the exons ATGAGTAAGGAACTGTCTCTAAGTCAGTCAGCTCAATATGTTGGGCCCTACCGACTGGAAAAAACGCTTGGGAAGGGGCAGACAG GGCTGGTCAAGCTCGGGGTCCATTGTATTACGGGTCAGAAGGTGGCGATCAAAATAGTCAACAGAGAGAAGCTGTCTGAGTCAGTCCTGATGAAG GTTGAGAGGGAGATTGCCATTCTGAAACTGATCGAGCATCCGCATGTGCTGAAGCTGCATGATGTTTACGAGAATAACAAATATCT GTACCTGGTGTTGGAGCATGTGTCGGGCGGAGAGTTGTTTGATTACCTGGTGAAGAAGGGCCGGCTGACTCCAAAAGAGGCCAGGAAGTTCTTCAGGCAGATCATCTCTGCTTTGGATTTCTGCCACAGTCATTCCATCTG tcaCAGAGACCTGAAGCCCGAGAACCTGCTCCTGGATGAGAAGAACAACATCCGCATCGCTGACTTTGGCATGGCCTCCCTACAGGTGGGAGACAGTCTGTTAGAGACCAGCTGTGG ATCACCACATTATGCTTGCCCTGAAGTTATACGG GGAGAGAAATATGATGGGCGGAGAGCAGATGTGTGGAGCTGTGGGGTCATCCTCTTTGCTCTGTTGGTG ggtgCCCTGCCTTTTGACCATGACAATTTACGCCAGCTCCTGGAGAAGGTGAAGAGCGGGGTGTTTCACATGCCCCACTTCATCCCCCCGGACTGCCAATCCCTGCTCAAGGGCATGATTGAGGTCAACCCTGAAAAGAGGCTCACG CTAGAGGTCATCCAGAAACATGCCTGGTATCT GGGTGGTCGTAACGAGCCGTGTCCCGAGCAGCCTCCGCCCaggcgagtgtgtgtgaggcgaATCCTGTCCCTGACTGAGCTGGACCCAGATGTGTTGGACAGCATGCACTCGCTGGGATGCTTCCGAGACCGAGTCAAGCTCACACGTGATTTGCAATGTGAAGA AGAAAACCAGGAGAAGATGATCTATTACCTACTGCTGGACAGGAAAGAGCGATACCCCAGCTATGAGGATGAGGACTTGCCTCCACGCAATGACGTAG CAGACCCTCCTCGAAAGCGTGTCGACTCTCCTATGCTGACGCGCCACGGCCGCTGTCGCCCTGAGAGGAAAAGCCTGGAGGTGCTCAGTGTTACTGAACAGGGGTCTCCTACCCCGCCTCGCAGGGCCTTGgacacagctgcacacagccAGAG GTCTCGCTCTGTCAGTGGAGCATCAACTGGTCTCTCCTCCAGCCCTCTCAGCAGTCCCAGG TCCTATCAGAGCCCCGTCTTCactttcagccaatcagacgtcACCTCTGCCACCGCTACCCCCCTCTCAAAGGAGCCCAAACAGGGAAGCACCACCACTCCTCGCTCAGCACGGGCTCATGACAAGCCCAAAGCTCCCCCCAACCCAAAGACCCAGACCCTGCCCACCAAGGGACCTGCCGACCGACCCCACCTGCAGCCCATCAAATCCCTGCCTCTGCACAACCCATCCTCCCGCTCACCCTCCCCTTCTCCGCTGCTGTCACCCATCCCCCGTTTCTTCTTCCCCTCGTCCTCTGTCCTAAAGTCAGTGACTAAGAGCTTCTACCCAAACTCTGCCCACTCTGTGCCGCAGGTCACTCCCCAAGGCTCTCCGTTGCCCACACCCTTGGGCACCCCTGTCCACCACCCTCACCACCCTTCCTCCACCCcgccctcctcttcctcgtcctcgtcctcctcgcgggcggagggagggggaggggtggGCTCGCTGTCGCTGACTCCGCCCTCAAGTCCAGGAGGGGGAAGCGGCATGGCGGCCAGCAGTTCCGCCCACTGGAGGACTCGCCTCAATTCTTTTAAGAACAACCTGTTGGGCTCGCCCCGATTCCATCGGCGTAAACTGCAAG TTCCCACATCAGAAGACATGTCCAGCCTAACACCAGAGTCCAGCCCCGA GCTGGCTAAGAAGTCGTGGTTTGGAAACTTCATCGGCTTGGAAAAAGAGGAGCAGATCTTTGTGGTGATCAGAGACAAACCTCTGAGTTCTGTCAAAGCTGACATTGTCCACGCCTTCCTGTCT ATCCCGTCGCTCAGCCACAGCGTCCTCTCCCAGACCAGCTTCCGGGCCGAGTACAAATCCTCCGGCGGCCCTTCCGTCTTCCAGAAGCCCGTCAAGTTTCAGGTGGACATTGCCTTCTCCGAAGGCGAGAGGGAGCGGGACAGGGAGAGGACCGAGAGGGAGGGCAGGAGGGAGACAGGAATCTACAGCGTGACATTCACCCTCATATCAG GTCCGAGTCGCAGGTTCAGACGAGTGGTGGAAACGATTCAAGCTCAGCTTCTCAGCTCCCATGATCAACCCATGGTGCAAGCCCTATCTG ATCCCTTCCCAGATGAGAAGAACGGCCGGCCTCACGGGACCCCCACCCGCCAAAACTCGAGGCGCTCCGAGGGTGGGGGCGACAGGTGTGAGTGGGGCGACCGAGCAGATGGCGGAGGCATAGGAGGCAGCGGGGGAGTTCTGCAGCGCAGAGGCTCAGCAAAAGAGAGAACCCGACTGCTGTCCTCCAACGGAACCCAATCCCAACCGTAG
- the brsk1a gene encoding serine/threonine-protein kinase BRSK1 isoform X3 produces the protein MSKELSLSQSAQYVGPYRLEKTLGKGQTGLVKLGVHCITGQKVAIKIVNREKLSESVLMKVEREIAILKLIEHPHVLKLHDVYENNKYLYLVLEHVSGGELFDYLVKKGRLTPKEARKFFRQIISALDFCHSHSICHRDLKPENLLLDEKNNIRIADFGMASLQVGDSLLETSCGSPHYACPEVIRGEKYDGRRADVWSCGVILFALLVGALPFDHDNLRQLLEKVKSGVFHMPHFIPPDCQSLLKGMIEVNPEKRLTLEVIQKHAWYLGGRNEPCPEQPPPRRVCVRRILSLTELDPDVLDSMHSLGCFRDRVKLTRDLQCEEENQEKMIYYLLLDRKERYPSYEDEDLPPRNDVADPPRKRVDSPMLTRHGRCRPERKSLEVLSVTEQGSPTPPRRALDTAAHSQRSRSVSGASTGLSSSPLSSPRSYQSPVFTFSQSDVTSATATPLSKEPKQGSTTTPRSARAHDKPKAPPNPKTQTLPTKGPADRPHLQPIKSLPLHNPSSRSPSPSPLLSPIPRFFFPSSSVLKSVTKSFYPNSAHSVPQVTPQGSPLPTPLGTPVHHPHHPSSTPPSSSSSSSSSRAEGGGGVGSLSLTPPSSPGGGSGMAASSSAHWRTRLNSFKNNLLGSPRFHRRKLQVPTSEDMSSLTPESSPELAKKSWFGNFIGLEKEEQIFVVIRDKPLSSVKADIVHAFLSSVGLSASSLSPHHPDPVAQPQRPLPDQLPGRVQILRRPFRLPEARQVSGGHCLLRRREGAGQGEDREGGQEGDRNLQRDIHPHIRSESQVQTSGGNDSSSASQLP, from the exons ATGAGTAAGGAACTGTCTCTAAGTCAGTCAGCTCAATATGTTGGGCCCTACCGACTGGAAAAAACGCTTGGGAAGGGGCAGACAG GGCTGGTCAAGCTCGGGGTCCATTGTATTACGGGTCAGAAGGTGGCGATCAAAATAGTCAACAGAGAGAAGCTGTCTGAGTCAGTCCTGATGAAG GTTGAGAGGGAGATTGCCATTCTGAAACTGATCGAGCATCCGCATGTGCTGAAGCTGCATGATGTTTACGAGAATAACAAATATCT GTACCTGGTGTTGGAGCATGTGTCGGGCGGAGAGTTGTTTGATTACCTGGTGAAGAAGGGCCGGCTGACTCCAAAAGAGGCCAGGAAGTTCTTCAGGCAGATCATCTCTGCTTTGGATTTCTGCCACAGTCATTCCATCTG tcaCAGAGACCTGAAGCCCGAGAACCTGCTCCTGGATGAGAAGAACAACATCCGCATCGCTGACTTTGGCATGGCCTCCCTACAGGTGGGAGACAGTCTGTTAGAGACCAGCTGTGG ATCACCACATTATGCTTGCCCTGAAGTTATACGG GGAGAGAAATATGATGGGCGGAGAGCAGATGTGTGGAGCTGTGGGGTCATCCTCTTTGCTCTGTTGGTG ggtgCCCTGCCTTTTGACCATGACAATTTACGCCAGCTCCTGGAGAAGGTGAAGAGCGGGGTGTTTCACATGCCCCACTTCATCCCCCCGGACTGCCAATCCCTGCTCAAGGGCATGATTGAGGTCAACCCTGAAAAGAGGCTCACG CTAGAGGTCATCCAGAAACATGCCTGGTATCT GGGTGGTCGTAACGAGCCGTGTCCCGAGCAGCCTCCGCCCaggcgagtgtgtgtgaggcgaATCCTGTCCCTGACTGAGCTGGACCCAGATGTGTTGGACAGCATGCACTCGCTGGGATGCTTCCGAGACCGAGTCAAGCTCACACGTGATTTGCAATGTGAAGA AGAAAACCAGGAGAAGATGATCTATTACCTACTGCTGGACAGGAAAGAGCGATACCCCAGCTATGAGGATGAGGACTTGCCTCCACGCAATGACGTAG CAGACCCTCCTCGAAAGCGTGTCGACTCTCCTATGCTGACGCGCCACGGCCGCTGTCGCCCTGAGAGGAAAAGCCTGGAGGTGCTCAGTGTTACTGAACAGGGGTCTCCTACCCCGCCTCGCAGGGCCTTGgacacagctgcacacagccAGAG GTCTCGCTCTGTCAGTGGAGCATCAACTGGTCTCTCCTCCAGCCCTCTCAGCAGTCCCAGG TCCTATCAGAGCCCCGTCTTCactttcagccaatcagacgtcACCTCTGCCACCGCTACCCCCCTCTCAAAGGAGCCCAAACAGGGAAGCACCACCACTCCTCGCTCAGCACGGGCTCATGACAAGCCCAAAGCTCCCCCCAACCCAAAGACCCAGACCCTGCCCACCAAGGGACCTGCCGACCGACCCCACCTGCAGCCCATCAAATCCCTGCCTCTGCACAACCCATCCTCCCGCTCACCCTCCCCTTCTCCGCTGCTGTCACCCATCCCCCGTTTCTTCTTCCCCTCGTCCTCTGTCCTAAAGTCAGTGACTAAGAGCTTCTACCCAAACTCTGCCCACTCTGTGCCGCAGGTCACTCCCCAAGGCTCTCCGTTGCCCACACCCTTGGGCACCCCTGTCCACCACCCTCACCACCCTTCCTCCACCCcgccctcctcttcctcgtcctcgtcctcctcgcgggcggagggagggggaggggtggGCTCGCTGTCGCTGACTCCGCCCTCAAGTCCAGGAGGGGGAAGCGGCATGGCGGCCAGCAGTTCCGCCCACTGGAGGACTCGCCTCAATTCTTTTAAGAACAACCTGTTGGGCTCGCCCCGATTCCATCGGCGTAAACTGCAAG TTCCCACATCAGAAGACATGTCCAGCCTAACACCAGAGTCCAGCCCCGA GCTGGCTAAGAAGTCGTGGTTTGGAAACTTCATCGGCTTGGAAAAAGAGGAGCAGATCTTTGTGGTGATCAGAGACAAACCTCTGAGTTCTGTCAAAGCTGACATTGTCCACGCCTTCCTGTCT TCTGTCggtctctctgcttcttctctttctccccacCACCCAGATCCCGTCGCTCAGCCACAGCGTCCTCTCCCAGACCAGCTTCCGGGCCGAGTACAAATCCTCCGGCGGCCCTTCCGTCTTCCAGAAGCCCGTCAAGTTTCAGGTGGACATTGCCTTCTCCGAAGGCGAGAGGGAGCGGGACAGGGAGAGGACCGAGAGGGAGGGCAGGAGGGAGACAGGAATCTACAGCGTGACATTCACCCTCATATCAG GTCCGAGTCGCAGGTTCAGACGAGTGGTGGAAACGATTCAAGCTCAGCTTCTCAGCTCCCATGA